Part of the Bifidobacterium sp. ESL0775 genome is shown below.
TCACACGTTCGCCGGGATTCGCTTTCGCCACGTCCTCGCGGATGCGCTTGTCGCCCGGTTCAAGCCAGACCGGTGGGAAATTGTCGATGACCGGAACCGTGTCAAGGTGGCCGGCAAGCACGACCCGCTGCGAGCGCCCGAGCGAGGTCGAGGCGACAACCGTGTCGCCTATGCGATGAATCGTCAGATGCGGCTGCTGGCGCAGGAACGCCTCGACCTCGTCGGTGAGCGCCGTCTCATCGTCGGAGACGGAATACGACTTCATCAATGTTTCGAACAGACCGCTTAACGCTGCTTCGCGCGTGCCACCTTGCTTTATCGTCAAACTCATTCTTTCATCCTAGCTTGGACGATACACGTTGTGAGATTGGTCTTCACAAATTAGGGATAATGAGGCACTATATTAGGGTAAGCGTGGTTTATTCGACCACTCAAAGGGAGAGATTTCATGGGCTTGCTGAGCGCGATGCAGGGATTCGTGGTCATCGCCATCATCATCGGAACCGGATACGTCGCGGCGCGCTTCAACATCGGCGGGTCCACGGCGCAGATGGTCCTGAACCGTTACGCCTTCTTCGTCACCAACCCGTTTTTGATGTTCGCAATCCTTTCCAAAGAGCCGATCATGGAGATCTTCCACCCTTCGATTTTCGTCGCGTTCTTCTCGGCGCTGGCCGTGGGCGTGATCTTCCTGATCCTGAACAAGATGTTCTTCCACATGGGCCCGGCCGACGCGACGGTGGGCGCGCTCAACTCGCTTTACCTGAATTCGAACAACATCGGCCTGCCAATCGCCACCTACATTCTGGGCAACCCCGCGCTGGTCGCGCCGATTCTGGTGATGCAGCAGGCGATTTTCACGCCCATCGCACTGACGGTTTTGGACTACACGACCACCGGCAAGATGTCAGTCAAGAAGGCGCTGATGCAGCCCTTGCACCAGCCGTTGCTCATCGGCTCGCTCGGCGGGATCCTGGTCTCGGCCATCAGCGCATGGATCGGCTTCTACCCGATTCCGAAATTCATCTACGACCCGGTCAACATGATCGGGCAGGCGGCGGTGCCGATGATCCTGATGGCGTTCGGCATGTCGCTGCACGGCACACGCCCGATGCAGAACAAAAGCTCGCGCTCGGCGGTCATCGCGGTCACCGTTCTGAAGAACGTCGTGATGCCATTCATCGCCTTTTTGATCGCGTTCTTCATCATGGGCTTCCGCGGCAAGGTGCTTTACGCCTGCGTCGTGCTCGCGGCGCTGCCCGCCGGCCAGAACGTCTACAATTACGCGGCCCGC
Proteins encoded:
- a CDS encoding AEC family transporter, encoding MGLLSAMQGFVVIAIIIGTGYVAARFNIGGSTAQMVLNRYAFFVTNPFLMFAILSKEPIMEIFHPSIFVAFFSALAVGVIFLILNKMFFHMGPADATVGALNSLYLNSNNIGLPIATYILGNPALVAPILVMQQAIFTPIALTVLDYTTTGKMSVKKALMQPLHQPLLIGSLGGILVSAISAWIGFYPIPKFIYDPVNMIGQAAVPMILMAFGMSLHGTRPMQNKSSRSAVIAVTVLKNVVMPFIAFLIAFFIMGFRGKVLYACVVLAALPAGQNVYNYAARYNVGMAFARDGVLISTVSSPIVIAIIAAILS